GTACTCCGGGGTCACCACGATGAACCCGTCGGCGGCCTCCAGCGCGGCGGTCAGGGCGGCCATCCCGGCCGGGCGCGGGTAGTCGGCACCGGCCGGCTTCGGCGGCATCGCGGGCAGCGCCAGCGGCAGCTCCACCTCCGCGAGGTCGACGACCTCCACTTCGAAGCCGCCGTGTGATCGGGCCTGCTCGGCGACCCATGATGCGACGACGGGCCCGAACCGCCCCTCCCGGACGCTTCCGACGATGACGGCCAGCCTGTGCTTGATCTCGTTTTCCATGAGCACCACCCTGCGCGCCCGCCGCGCCCGCAACCAGACCGCGCTCAGGCTGGCCCCCGCAGGGCCAGGCTGTCCCGGCCATACCGCCATAGACTTCCCGGCGTGGGATCACCGTTGGGGGACTTCGTCCGGGCCAGACGCGACAGCATCCAGCCGGAGCAGCTCGGACTGCCCGACCACGGCCGCCGCCGCGCGCCGGGGCTGCGCCGCTCGGACCTGGCCACCCGCGCCGGCATCAGCGTGGAGTACCTGACCCGCATCGAGCAGGGCCGCGACCGCAACCCGTCGCTGTCCGTGGTCAACGCGATCGCCGACGCCCTCAGCCTCAGCATCGCGGACCGCACCCACCTGCACCACCTCGCGAAGATCACCGGCGGCGCGTGCGCGGGGATGCGCCGACCCGCCCCGCCGGACCGTACGGTGCGGCCCGGCGCCCTCGCGGCGCTGCGCCTGCTGGAGCCCGGCATCGCCGTCCTCACCAACGGCCTGGGCGACGTGCTCGCCCACACCAGCGGGTTCGCCCTGCTCACCGCCGGATCGGGCCTGCTCGACACGGACGCGCCGAACCTCACCCGCTACGTCTTCACCGACCCGCGAGCGCACTCGTTCTTCCCCGACTGGAACGCCGTCGCCGACGAGCAGGCCTTCGCCCTGTGGACCGGCCCGTCCCGGGACGCCGTCGAGTGGTTCTCCACCGACCTGGCCCCCACCGCGGGACCTGAGTTCACCCGGCGCCTGCACCTGCACACCCCGCCACCCGCCGGCACCCTGCGCGTCCACCACGCCTCCGGCCACGACCTGCGCCTGGACCGCGAGACCCTGGACCTGTCCGCCGACGCCCAGCGCGTCACCCTCTACCTGCCCGCCGACGAAGCGACCGCCGAAACCCTCACCCGGCTGCACGCCGACGAACCCCGCACTCCGCATCTGCGCCTCGTCGCCTAGTAGGCGGTGTCCCGAAACCGTGGTCCGGGTGGCGACTCGTCGGCGGTGAGATCGGGGCCGGTACGAGACGAGGGTGCTACCGTCGCCGTTCACCCGGGAACCTGGAGCGCACTGCCATGAAGTACACCGTCTCGATCGAGATCGCGCAGCCGCGGGAGCGGGTGGCCCAGCTGCTCGCCGACCCGGCACACCTGCCCATGTGGCTGCGGGGCCTGGTGCTGCACGAGCCGCTGAACGGGGCGCACGGACAGGTCGGCACCAGGTCACGGGTCGTGCTCCAGATGGGGCAGCAGAAGATCGAGGCCACCGAGACCATCACCCGCCGCGAACCGGCCGACCTGCACGGGATCCCGAAGGACAGCGTCGTTCACTTCGAGCGCGAGATCGTCAGCCAGGGCATGTGGAGCGCCGCACGCGAACGACTGACCGAGGCCGGTCCGGAGACGACGCTCTGGGTGAGCGAGAACGAGTACCGGTTCAGCGGCCTGCTGATGCGACTGGTGGGCCTGCTCATGCCCGGCTCCTTCCGCAAGCAGTCGCTACAGCACATGCAGGACTTCAAGGCGTTCGCCGAACAGGGCAAGGACGTCCGCGAAGCGAGGATCTGATCTGGCGCCCGCCGCGCCCACCAAGGCGCGCCGATCTTGCGCGAACTGTGGGTGCGACACGCCAATATCGCCCAAATGGGCAACAGTTCGCGCAAGATCGACGCGATCATGGCGGGCGGAGGTCAGCGGGCGCGGTGATGATCGCGACCTCGTGTCACAACCTTGCGTCCAGCCCCATGTTCCGACACGAAACCGCGATCATGGCGCGGGGTGCGGGTTGGGGGTGCGGGGGCGCGCAGGGTGGGCATCGTGGCGCGGGGATCGCGCGGCGGCTGGTCAGCGGGGCGCGGGGTCGAAGAGGCAGAGGGCGACGGTGGCGTCGTCGTGGCGCTTGTGGCGGGGGCGGGAGTAGCCGTCGGCATCGGCGGTCTCCGCCCGGCGGACCTGGCGGATCAGCTCCACCGGCCCGTCTGCGGTGAGCACGTCCAGCAGCCCGGCCCAGTCGTAGAGCCCGAACAGGTCGACCGCGCACGAGGCGCCGTCGGTCAGCAGCGCCGCGCGCCGTACGGCCCGGGGGCCGCGCAGGGGCAGCCGCCCGGTCACCGCCTGTGCCGCCGCGGCGGGATCGGCCGCGGCGACCCAGTAGCCGCCGGGTGTGTTGGTGAGTTCCCGCTTGCGGACGGCGGCCGTGAGCTGCCGGGCACGGTGCACGGCGGAGCCGACGGACACGTCGCCCGCGAGCGCCTCCCTGCGGATCTGCTCGTACACCCGGTCGAACCGGTCGTCGACGACCGCGACCGTCTCGGCTCCGACGTCGGCCACGAGCGGGCTGTCACAGAGGACCAGGTATTCCAGCTCGGTGCCGGCATTGCGGACGAGGCAGGCGGTCGCGGCAGGCGTGCTCGGGTTGGCCAGGTCGCACCCGGGATGGTCGCGGGCGACCCGT
The Catellatospora sp. IY07-71 DNA segment above includes these coding regions:
- a CDS encoding helix-turn-helix domain-containing protein; this translates as MGSPLGDFVRARRDSIQPEQLGLPDHGRRRAPGLRRSDLATRAGISVEYLTRIEQGRDRNPSLSVVNAIADALSLSIADRTHLHHLAKITGGACAGMRRPAPPDRTVRPGALAALRLLEPGIAVLTNGLGDVLAHTSGFALLTAGSGLLDTDAPNLTRYVFTDPRAHSFFPDWNAVADEQAFALWTGPSRDAVEWFSTDLAPTAGPEFTRRLHLHTPPPAGTLRVHHASGHDLRLDRETLDLSADAQRVTLYLPADEATAETLTRLHADEPRTPHLRLVA
- a CDS encoding SRPBCC family protein, which produces MKYTVSIEIAQPRERVAQLLADPAHLPMWLRGLVLHEPLNGAHGQVGTRSRVVLQMGQQKIEATETITRREPADLHGIPKDSVVHFEREIVSQGMWSAARERLTEAGPETTLWVSENEYRFSGLLMRLVGLLMPGSFRKQSLQHMQDFKAFAEQGKDVREARI